The genomic region CCGCGCTCGCCACGGTGATCGCCTTCGAGGCGTGGCGGTACTTCCCGTTCGCGTTCCTGTTCCTGCTCGCCCGGCTCCAGGCGGTCCCCGGCGAGCTGGAGGAGGCCGCCCGGGTCGACGGGGCCACCCCCACCCAACGCTTCCGGCACATCCTGCTGCCCCAGCTGATGCCGGTCATCGCGCTGCTCGGCGTGCTGCGGTTCATCATGACGTTCAACAAGTTCGACGACGTCTACCTGCTCACCGGGGGCGCCGCCGGCACCGAGGTGGTCAGCGTCCGGGTCTACGAGTTCCTCACCGCGCGCACCGACATCGGCGCGGCGGCCGCGCAGGCGGTCGTCCTGGCCGTGGTGCTCGTCGTGTTCGTGCTGATCTATCTGCGCTTCTTCGCACGGAGGGTGGGCTGATGGACCGCGACCGCGTCGAGACGGTGAGCCTGCGCTGGCTGCGCCGCCTGGTGATCGCCGGGTTCCTGCTGGTCACCGTCTTCCCCTTCTACTACATGCTGGTGCTCTCGGTCCGCCCGATCGAACGGCTGCTGCTCGACCCCGGCGCGCTGGTGGTCGGTCTCGGCGAGCTGACCGTGGCCACGTACGCCGAGGTCCTGAAGGCCACCGACGACGGCGGCCAGGGCTTCCTCACCTTCATCCGCAACAGTGGGCTGGTCGCCCTCGCGGCGACCCTGCTCACCCTGGTGGTGTCGATCCCCGGCGCGTACGCGGTCTCCCGGCTGCGCTTCTTCGGTCGGCGCCAGGTGGACTTCCTGTTCCTGGCGGTCTACCTCTTCCCGTCGATCGTGATCGCGATCCCGCTCTTCGTGGTCTTCACGCGGGCGGGGCTGCGCGGCTCGCTCATCGGGCTGGTGCTGGTCTACATCTCGCAGACCCTGCCGGTCTCGGTGTACATGCTCAAGAACTACTTCGAGACCATCCCGCTCAGCCTGGAGGAGTCCGCCGCCATCGACGGCGCCGGCCGGCTCGGCATCATCCGCCGGGTCAGCCTGCCGCTCGCCGCCCCGTCGATCATGGCAGTCGCCCTCTACGACTTCATGATCGCCTGGAACGAGTTCCTGTTCGCCCTGCTCTTCCTCGTCGACAAGCCCAACCGCTGGACGGTGTCGCTCGGGCTGGCTCAGCTCGCCGACGGGGTCGAGGTGCCCAAGACGGTCCTGATGGCCGGCTCGGTCATCCTCACCCTCCCCATCGTGCTGCTCTTCTTCGCCGGCGAACGGCTGCTCACCGAGGGCCTGACCAGCGGCGCGGAGAAGG from Micromonospora sp. WMMD812 harbors:
- a CDS encoding carbohydrate ABC transporter permease, encoding MDRDRVETVSLRWLRRLVIAGFLLVTVFPFYYMLVLSVRPIERLLLDPGALVVGLGELTVATYAEVLKATDDGGQGFLTFIRNSGLVALAATLLTLVVSIPGAYAVSRLRFFGRRQVDFLFLAVYLFPSIVIAIPLFVVFTRAGLRGSLIGLVLVYISQTLPVSVYMLKNYFETIPLSLEESAAIDGAGRLGIIRRVSLPLAAPSIMAVALYDFMIAWNEFLFALLFLVDKPNRWTVSLGLAQLADGVEVPKTVLMAGSVILTLPIVLLFFAGERLLTEGLTSGAEKG